From Candidatus Dadabacteria bacterium, one genomic window encodes:
- a CDS encoding branched-chain amino acid transaminase has product MSDDQSKIWFNGKTVPWDEANVHVLTHTLHYGLGAFEGIRAYKCSNGKSAVLKLAEHMERLYTSAHVAGIEIPYEMQTLCDAVVDLLRENGLDEAYIRPIAFIGPGKKGILPGDNAVNVAIAVWPWGTYLGDDAIANGIRVKISSYTRMHVNSFMTKAKICGNYVNSVMARQEAADLGFDEAILLDSEGYVAEGSGENIFIVRNGILKTPPLTSILEGITRKCVLDLADDEGLSVKEQRFTRDELYIADEAFFTGTAAEVTPIKEVDGKKIGSGKPGEITKRLQERYFAVIKGEDEKFRHWLDYIP; this is encoded by the coding sequence ATGTCAGACGACCAATCCAAAATATGGTTTAACGGAAAAACAGTGCCTTGGGATGAGGCGAACGTGCACGTACTCACCCACACTCTTCACTACGGCCTAGGCGCCTTTGAAGGCATAAGAGCCTATAAATGCTCTAACGGAAAATCAGCCGTCTTAAAGCTTGCCGAACACATGGAAAGGCTTTATACCTCGGCGCACGTGGCCGGCATAGAGATTCCATATGAAATGCAGACCCTTTGCGACGCGGTGGTGGACCTTCTGCGTGAAAACGGACTTGATGAAGCTTACATTAGGCCAATAGCCTTCATCGGACCGGGGAAAAAAGGGATACTTCCCGGAGACAACGCCGTGAACGTGGCTATAGCTGTATGGCCCTGGGGAACATATCTGGGAGATGATGCTATTGCCAACGGAATCAGGGTAAAAATATCCTCCTACACGAGAATGCACGTTAACTCCTTTATGACCAAGGCCAAGATATGCGGGAATTACGTAAATTCAGTAATGGCCAGGCAAGAAGCCGCCGACCTCGGTTTTGATGAGGCAATATTGCTCGACTCAGAAGGTTACGTGGCCGAAGGAAGCGGGGAGAACATCTTCATCGTAAGAAACGGGATTCTCAAAACTCCCCCTCTAACCTCTATACTGGAGGGAATAACCAGAAAATGCGTTCTTGATCTCGCCGACGACGAAGGTCTTTCGGTAAAGGAGCAGCGTTTCACAAGAGACGAGCTATACATCGCTGATGAAGCTTTTTTCACAGGCACCGCCGCCGAAGTAACGCCTATAAAGGAAGTTGACGGTAAGAAAATAGGTTCCGGAAAACCTGGAGAAATAACAAAAAGACTCCAAGAAAGGTATTTCGCCGTGATAAAAGGAGAGGATGAGAAATTCAGGCACTGGCTTGATTACATCCCTTGA
- a CDS encoding glutathione S-transferase family protein yields MLTLYDDPISGNGYKVRLILLLTGKVFQVINLDILNGETRTPEFLAINPNGKIPTLVFEDGRVLSESNAILFHFAEGTDYLPSEPFRRAQVLQWLFWEQYSHEPNIATSRFLRQHRELTEDVLAMLEAKKVPGEAALALMEKRLTSHVFLVAESFSIADIALYAYTHVAEEGGFALDGYPAIRAWIKRVENIPGFIAMDEASKL; encoded by the coding sequence ATGTTGACACTTTACGATGACCCGATTTCCGGCAATGGCTACAAGGTCCGGTTGATCCTTCTGCTAACTGGGAAGGTTTTTCAAGTAATCAATCTAGACATCCTGAATGGTGAGACCCGAACCCCAGAATTCCTGGCGATCAACCCGAATGGAAAGATCCCGACCTTGGTGTTTGAGGATGGTCGCGTGCTCTCGGAATCAAACGCAATTCTTTTTCACTTTGCCGAGGGAACCGATTATTTGCCGTCCGAGCCCTTTAGGCGAGCTCAGGTTCTGCAGTGGTTATTCTGGGAGCAATACAGCCATGAGCCAAATATCGCCACCTCACGTTTTCTGCGTCAGCACCGTGAGCTGACAGAGGACGTGCTGGCTATGCTGGAAGCCAAAAAGGTGCCCGGTGAAGCCGCGCTGGCGCTTATGGAAAAGCGCCTGACTTCTCATGTCTTTCTGGTCGCCGAGAGTTTCTCAATTGCTGATATTGCGCTCTACGCATACACTCATGTTGCCGAGGAAGGCGGATTCGCTCTAGACGGATATCCCGCAATCCGTGCCTGGATTAAGCGCGTTGAGAATATTCCTGGATTCATAGCCATGGACGAGGCAAGCAAACTATAG